Genomic DNA from Salvia miltiorrhiza cultivar Shanhuang (shh) chromosome 1, IMPLAD_Smil_shh, whole genome shotgun sequence:
attttaaagaaaaaaaaaaaaaaaccacaacGTATTGTTACACTAAATTTAATAACATAATAATGAGTTACTTTGTTGGATTCTTAGGTGGAATGACATTATTTCATATTTGAGTGAGCCTAAAAATTCCAAAAATCCAGCGAAATAACTCATTATTTTTAATCGAATACTATTAtataacaaaatattttttgaaaaatactaAAAGATGGTGCCGCAAATTAAACCTCTTAAAACATTTAAAGAAGCACGCAAGGTCTCAGCTATCAACCATGATTAACTCTTAAAACATGATTAACATGATATCTGAGAATTGAAATTGATGGCTTTAAATTAATTTGAGTAGAATGAAAATATATAGTTGGAAAAGAATAGAAAATGGCATGGAGTCATTTATCTAAGACTGCGTACCGACTATAACACCCACAAAAGTTGCATGCCTTTGCTTCTCTTctagagagaagagagagagacgtaCCACTAAGGACGACCAGATCCTTTTCTGTGAGACCTTTCTGGAGAAACTTGGTTTTGAGGGTCTGAATAGAGTCGGTCGCATCAGGCATATTATCTGCCGATTCTACATTCGAAACCACACCATCTCTCCTCCCCGTTTCCACCTCATACGACGCCCCTTTCGCCTAATCAACAaacttaattaatcaaactcatATACATAAACATGACTAATTAGAATTAGAAATATTACTTACCAAAAGTAGAGCTTCTCTTGCAGCCAAAGCAAGTATATCCGCACAAGAAACAGTTCGAGGGCACAAGGCCTCCAGCTCAGCCTTAGCCCTCTCCACGATATCAAAGCCTCGCACCCCTTGATGCCCAAACGCATGCTTCTCATCGCTCTCCGCCCCATTATCGATCAGAATCGACCCATCGCAACCCTAATTCATCATCACCATTATTAATAACTTAGTTAATGCATGCAATGCAAGTCATATACATACCTCAACAAAGCAGTCGTGGAAGTGGAGCCTCAGCAAGACGGCGGGGCTGGTCTGGTCGGAGGCGGCGGCTTCACGGACTACGCCGCCCACAATGGCCTCCACGTTCGGGCAGCTCTTTGCGTAGAACCCCACTTGAAGCTGCGCTGCCACTAAGTAGCTCATCTTCAACAAAACCAATACCACAAAAACCCCCATTTTATTGATGATAGATATATGGagcattacatatatatatgttaattgttacatatatatgtatatggcCAGACAAGGAAGGGACTTCTCTTCTCTGGAAATTGATGGCACTGCTGTTGTAATTAACTAAGATGTGGATCGAATAGAGCTGTTAATTTATACCAATAATTCAATGCATCAAATCATTTTTTAAATGGATATTTACTGTAAATTTTATGTACGTTCACTGAACTACCAAAACGATACATGCTGCGCCCACACTTCATATTAAAAACATGCTACGTACGTATATTCTAATTATCTAAATaatctcaaataaataaataacacctAAAACTATATTCCATTGTCCACAAAAACTTGTCCTAATTGGTCATTTTCGTCCATCCACAAAAATTTATCCTAACACTTTTTTATGTCGACCTTCCATAAGACAGATTTTCATgaatgaagggagtaataaataaataattttcttgtaaattaaaattaattataagaaTACATAATTTAGAAATAGAATtgagagttaatatataaaactatccacttccatattgtaaagataaaaattgtccactaagataaaaataataaaaactgtccactttttgattgaaaagacggaaataccctcctttaaaaatatgtactctctctttctctccaggTACgcattctctcttctctctctccactctctttctctctcttctcccttaCGGTACACTtccttcccccttctctctctctctctctctctctccctccctgcATTCGAGCTCAGATCGCCGGCGAAGCACCGCCGCctcggcctcgtcgcctccgtCATCTCCTGCTTCGCCCCCTGCCGTGAAGCGCCGCCACACCAGCCAGTCAGAAATACTCTCTCTTATCTCTCTCTACGCTCTCTCACTTCTCTTTCTCATTTCATCGGCCTCTCCActgcctccgcctccgccgcgTCCTCCACATCCTCTGCCTCCATCCTCCGCCGTGTCCTCCGCCGCGTGTTCTACCTCCGCCTCCATCCTCCACCCGTCCTCTGCCTCCCCTAAATTTCTGTCTCTTGTTCGCCTCCAGCCACGGGCAGATCTCCTCGAATAACTTAGGGATTTGCAAGGATTTAGAGAAAATTGTTTGTTTTGGGGGTGATTAACAGGCGGTGGTGTGGTGGTGAAGGAGATGGAGGGTGCGGTGGAGAAGAGGCGGGCTTGTCGCTTCTCAAAGAAGACATGTACACGATGATTCAAGCGAAGGCGTCGGCGGAGCGACCGAGGCTGGGGAAGCTCTACGCCGATTTGTTCAATGCAGTGACGAGGCTGGACTACGGGGCTCAGGATAAGGATATTATTACGggagaaattaagaaattggtcaAGTGAGGGATAAAGATTGGAGTTGTGGTGGTGGCTGCGTCTCCAGAATTAAAAGCTCGTTATAGTTGTCAAAGACGACTCATTGAGTTTGAGGGGAAGATGTTTGACGATTTGTCTAAATGAAAGtataattagattttattttattttttctttttcttttttataaacatgtttctatatatattttttgattgataaatggttttgaaatataaattatgTCTAAAACGATAATATGATAAGTAAGCATCTTTGAAAagtgatttttttgtatttatttttaatgttcttaaattcacaactagatctatgaattcacaatttaatgttcttgaattcacaactagctcgatgaatttacaacttaatattcttgaattcacaaccaaatctatgaattcacagctaaaactcgaattcacaaccaaaataaattacagttttaattgtgaattcaaactttaaaaactcaaattcacaactacttgaattcacaaccaaaataaattctagttgtgaattaaattcaggttgggaattcgactgattgtaaattcacaaccaacataaatctggttgtgaattaaattttggttgtgaattcgtttgttgtgaattcacaaccaaaaaattctagttgtgaattaaattttggttgtgaattcgactggttgtgaattaaattttggctgtgaattcgactagttgtgaattcacaaacaaaaaattctggttgtgaattctcaattcacaaccagtgtgaattcacaaccaaaaaaatttggttgtgaattcacactggttgtgaattgcgggattttttaaagcgGTGATGTAAAgtagacatttttttaatt
This window encodes:
- the LOC131018549 gene encoding peroxidase 43-like; the protein is MLHISIINKMGVFVVLVLLKMSYLVAAQLQVGFYAKSCPNVEAIVGGVVREAAASDQTSPAVLLRLHFHDCFVEGCDGSILIDNGAESDEKHAFGHQGVRGFDIVERAKAELEALCPRTVSCADILALAAREALLLAKGASYEVETGRRDGVVSNVESADNMPDATDSIQTLKTKFLQKGLTEKDLVVLSGAHTIGTTACFFMSNRLYNFPADGGSDPSINPSFLPELKSMCPKNGDVNVRLPIDRGSEQVFDSQILQNIRSGFAVLQSDAALYQDDATKAVIDSYFAPLFAPSFESDFADSMVRMGRIGVLTGLQGTIRRTCATFD